The window AGTTCTTCCATCTGCTGAATCGCTTCCAGCCGGCGATCTGCTTGTTTGGTCAGGGTTTGTACGTCGTTCACCAGCAGGTAAGCATAAGCTTGATGATGTGAACGGCCCACACGTCCGCGCAGTTGATGCAGCTGTGCCAGACCAAATTTATCCGCTCTGTGCATGATGATGGTGTTCGCTGTTGGAACGTCGATACCAGTCTCAATAATCGTGGTGCAGAGCAAAATGTTATGGCGCTGGGCGACAAAATCACGCATGACTTTTTCTAGATCGCGCTCATGCATTTGACCGTGAGCGACAACGACGCGTGCTTCTGGAATTAGCGTTTCCAGCATGGATTTTCGGTTTTGTATGGTATCGACTTCATTGTGCAGGAAATACACTTGTCCGCCGCGTTTTAGCTCGCGCAGGCAGGCCTCGCGTATGACAGAATCGTTCTCGCTACGCACAAAGGTTTTGATCGCTAGTCGTTTTTGCGGTGCCGTCGCGATGATGGAGAAATCACGCAAGCCTTCCAGTGCCATGCCTAAAGTACGTGGAATTGGCGTAGCAGTCAGTGTCAATACATCGACTTCTGCGCGTAACGATTTAAGTGCTTCTTTCTGACGCACACCAAAGCGGTGTTCTTCGTCAATAATCACTAATCCCAGACGTGAAAACTTGACATCATTAGACAGTAATTTATGAGTGCCAATCACGATATCCAAAGTGCCGTCGCCCATGCCTTTAATTGCAAGAGCGATCTCTTTACCGGAGCGGAAACGCGACAATTCGGCGATTTTTACAGGCCAGTTAGCAAAACGATCGGCAAATGTCTGTGCATGCTGTTCCGCTAATAGCGTGGTCGGCGCAAGGATGGCGACTTGTTTGCCGCCCATGACCGCGACAAAGGCGGCACGTAAAGCGACTTCTGTTTTACCAAAACCAACGTCGCCGCAAATCAGTCTGTCCATTGGTTTGCCGGACGTCATATCGCCGATGACGGCGGTGATGGCAGCGGCCTGATCAACGGTTTCTTCAAAGCCAAAGCTGTCGGCAAAGGCTTCGTAATCTTTGTGTGAATACTCGAACGCATGGCCTTGGCGCAAAGCGCGGCGTGCGTAGAGGTTTAATAACTCTGCGGCAGTATCGCGAATTTGTTGCGCCGCTTTACGCTTGGCTTTTTCCCATTGACCAGAACCCAGACTATGCAAAGGTGCATCATCGGGCGAAGCGCCGGAGTAGCGGGAGATGACATGCAACTGAGATACAGGTACATAAAGCTTAGTATCTTTGGCGTATTCCAGATGCAAAAACTCGGTTTCGCCTTCGCCCAGATCCATACTGATCAAGCCCATGTAGCGACCGATACCGTGATTGCTGTGTACCACCGGATCACCGATTTTGAGTTCGGACAAATCACGCACCATGTGCTCGACCTGAGTGACGGCTTCTTGCTTTTTGCGACCAATGCGCTTGCCTGATCCGGCGTATAACTCGGCTTCAGTGATGAAGGCAACGCCATCGGCTAATATAAAGCCCGAATGCAAGGGCGCAACGCCCAGCATGAGTTTGTCGCTGCCTGTGATGAAGTCATCATAGCCTTCACACAGCGTCAGGCGGATATCGTATTCATTGAAATATTGTTGCAGCGTCTCGCGTCGGCCCAAGGTTTCCGCGCAGATCATCACGCGTTTGTCTGTTTGTAGCAAAAAAGAGCGCAAATTGGTGAGCGGATCATCGGCGCGACGATTAACGGCAATATCGGGCAACAGACCAGAAATTTCTGAATTGGCCTTGGACGCAGCGTCACCAGTCGTTATCACCCAGCGCGACAATGACTTCAGCTCAGTAAAAAAATTCTCGTCACTTAAGAAAATCG of the Undibacterium sp. 5I1 genome contains:
- the mfd gene encoding transcription-repair coupling factor; this translates as MSFDLVKSLPKAGNRFVLPTLHGSADAYALAQATIALKAQQRMLSVVVANPADAQRLLDEIPWFVPTLRCHLLPDWETLPYDAFSPHQDLVSERLSTLHEIQIGNCDVLLVPATTALVRMAPPSFLAAYTFFFKQGETLNEAKLKTQLTLAGYTHVSQVMSPGEYSVRGGLIDLFPMGSVLPYRLDLFGDSIETIRTFDADTQRSLYPVREVRLLPGREFPMDEAARTAFRGRWRETFEGDPSRSMVYKDIGNGIASAGIEYYLPLFFEESATLFDYLPKHTHFTLIGEIDEAIQRFWVDTRSRYQFLKSDRERPVLPPESIFLSDENFFTELKSLSRWVITTGDAASKANSEISGLLPDIAVNRRADDPLTNLRSFLLQTDKRVMICAETLGRRETLQQYFNEYDIRLTLCEGYDDFITGSDKLMLGVAPLHSGFILADGVAFITEAELYAGSGKRIGRKKQEAVTQVEHMVRDLSELKIGDPVVHSNHGIGRYMGLISMDLGEGETEFLHLEYAKDTKLYVPVSQLHVISRYSGASPDDAPLHSLGSGQWEKAKRKAAQQIRDTAAELLNLYARRALRQGHAFEYSHKDYEAFADSFGFEETVDQAAAITAVIGDMTSGKPMDRLICGDVGFGKTEVALRAAFVAVMGGKQVAILAPTTLLAEQHAQTFADRFANWPVKIAELSRFRSGKEIALAIKGMGDGTLDIVIGTHKLLSNDVKFSRLGLVIIDEEHRFGVRQKEALKSLRAEVDVLTLTATPIPRTLGMALEGLRDFSIIATAPQKRLAIKTFVRSENDSVIREACLRELKRGGQVYFLHNEVDTIQNRKSMLETLIPEARVVVAHGQMHERDLEKVMRDFVAQRHNILLCTTIIETGIDVPTANTIIMHRADKFGLAQLHQLRGRVGRSHHQAYAYLLVNDVQTLTKQADRRLEAIQQMEELGSGFYLAMHDLEIRGAGEVLGDNQSGEMHEIGFQLYSDMLNEAVRSLKNGKEPDLAAPLSSTTEINLHIPALLPNDFCGDVNERLSIYKRLANCTKQDAIDNLQEEMIDRFGKLPEPVKSLLETHRLRVAAKPLGIIKIDAHTEAATLQFEPKPPIDAMKIIELVQKNKHIKINGQDKLRITANMPDLAARVAQIKATLRALH